Part of the Phycisphaerae bacterium genome, CAATCATACTCTTGGCGAAATAACAGTCGCATTGTTTCTTCCTGCGAAAAATCGGCTGCCAATGTGGGTCCGGAAGGGGGGCCTCCTCCGTAAACCGCTTTCGGGCGGCCCAGACGAAAAGTCCGCCATCATTTGATGATTTGGACGCCGGAACATGCCGATCGGTTCCGAACCTGCCCGAATATTTGCGACGAAATGCGACCGCCCCAGCCGATTCACTTTGCGACAATGACAGGTATGTTCAGTGTGCCGTCTTTGCGATCGAGCACAATCGTGCGGGCAAGTTTCTCCCAGCCGGCCGCACAGGCAATATCGCTTCGCACCCGAGAAGCCGTTTTCGCGACAATCTGCGTCATGGCGTGCTTGGCGGACTCATTGACATCCGCGAGACTGAAGGAACCGACATCGCACCGGGTCCCGACATAGGACAACCCGTTCTGACGGCCAACGTCATTCAAGCTGAGATACCACGATCGGAGAGTCGGGTCGAGCGCCCAAGGTGAATTCTTCGCGAATGCCGCCCCGGTCGGAATGTATACCATCCATCCTTCAGGCCCTTTGATTCGATCCAACAGGACATTTTCCGCGCGACTCCAATCGACGCCGCGTGGGAACCCATCGAGCGCGACAATCGCATGCAGGTTTTCGCTGCCGGTCAGCGTCGAGACGGCCTCACTCAGCAGGGACGTCATTCCTTCTGTGCTGCCGTCAGCGGAATACCAGCGCGCCGATTCAAACTGAGTATCCGCAACGATGGTCGGCGAGGTGGTCCGTATCACGAACGCGTGCAGCTTGCCCATGGTTGGGCCTGTCGCGCCGGTCTGGAAAATCTCAATATAGATATGAATATCTCGCGGCCGTGCCTGCCCGCCGAATCCGATCAGCCGCTTGACCGCGTCCGCCGTGATGACTGCGTCACTGCTCTCCGAATTGCCGATCAGCGTTAATTCGGCGTTCTTGGCACGCTGCATTGCTAGAAAGGCCGCGTTGTCGTCGCCGCTCGCCAGCGCTCGAAGGAATTCGGCTTCGAGCACGGCCCGGCGTCGCCTGCCACGAGATCGAAAGTCGAAGCTGAGTGGAAGCTGGCCCGGTGATTCCAAGGAATCAGGAGTTCCAACACGGAGTCGGACAAGCCAGTCAGCAACTGCCGGCCAGCGATCCCTGGAGTTCTGCACGTTGGTGGCGAATGCGGCATACACCGCGTCGACCTTCGACCATGCCGAATCCGCCGCATTCACCGCCGAAAGCCGATCTTCCACGGACTCGCACGAGGCCGCCTGAAGGATTCTTGCGAGGGCTTCCCACCGCCACAAATTCGCGTTGCCTAATGTGTCCGCCTTGATTTCCCAATAAGCGGGTTTCTCAAGATCGCCGCTCGGATGCAGGTCGCGCCCGTCCAGTCCCATTGCCCGCGCAAAAAGTACCGTGGTCATCTCGCTCGCCATGCCGGTAACTTCGTCGCCGAAGCCGCCGCGCAGCCCGGGCTGGTTCAGAATGAGCGAAGCGCGCGTGAGGAGCGTGCGAATCGGGGGCAGTTCGCCGGCCTTTCCTGCCAACTCACCCGCCAGATCGCGGGCGATTGCGTCGGGCGCGTCAGACCGGATGCCGAGCAGTGATTCAGGTATTCCTCGGGCATGCAGCGTCGACTTTTCGGCGGGCGTGAGTTCGGCAATGCGATCCGGTTCATCCAGCAGCGACTTGAACCGCGCGATGAGTTCATCCGGAACGATGATATCAACGATCGGCTGAATCGTATCAATCAGTGCCTTCAAGGATTGCTCAATCTCAGCCGGGATCGATTGAGCGTTGAACTCTCGCCATCTTCGCATGCGCATGCGGGCTTCGTTCGCAAGATCGAAAGCCAGATTCTTGTCCGAATCCCTGTAGGTCTCCGCTCGCCGGCTGAGAAAGCGGATCTGTTCGTCCGCTCGAGGCAACAACCTGCACAGATCGGCGGCCGCCGCCACAAACTGTTTCTTTTCTTCGACGGATGACCCGACCGAGCGCGTGGCAAGGGCGGCATCAAGCGCCTCGACCAGGTTAGAGTCGGAATTCGTCTGCGCGCGCGCGACCGCGTTGAGCAGGCAAACGCATGTCAACATCGCCGCGATCTGTCCTCGATGTACCCGATTTATCATGCGGCATTCAATCGAGCAGCCCGGAGGCTTTTTTCGTCACCGGGCCGTTCAGATAAGTAAGAGTGACTCCGCCCTCGCCTCCGGACGGCTAAGGACGACCGCCGACACGCGGCTGATCGACCGAACGCGTGCCGCCACGGGTATCGTTGGAAGCAGGACGTTGTCCACGGGCACGGCGCTCTTCGGCCTGGGCATCCAGTTCGGCTGATGCTCGATCGGCATCTCCGCCCGTGATCGTATCACCATCGCGTACTTCGGCGCTGCCATTCTGACCGCTCTGAGTCTCAGAGGTCGACTGATTCGACGATTGACATCCCGTCGCATGGGCGAGGGCAATGGCGACCACCACGGCGAAAACCGTCGATCTCAATGTACGGTAGCGGATCATATTCTCTTAGTCCTTTCGATGGGGGGAGCGGCCGTTGGTGGATTATAACAGGCTCGCCAACATGTGTCGCTTCACCTCTATCGCCTGAAATAATGCCATCAGCAATGAAAGAAGCCGGCGTACGCGCTGCACGCCGGCTTCAGTACCGATTCAGGTCCGGCTCGGCCAAAGACATCGTTCCGAACCGTTTGTCACGCGTGTGGCGTCAAGGCTTTCGCAATCGTCGCTTCTCTCGATTTCGGCGTGAGATCCGAGCCATGCCGAACAGACCCAGCAGCGCGCCAGCTGTGGCCTGAGCCATGCCGAATCCGCAGATGTTCGGGAATTGCAGTGCGGTCACGGGCAACTGACGCACCGGATCAAGGAAATTCGGAATGCCGTCGTTGTCGAGGTCGGCATCGCAGGCGTCGCCTAACCCATCGCCGTCAAAATCCTCCTGCGTCGCATTCGACTGCCGGGGACAGTTGTCGCTGGGGATCAACTGGCCATTGCTATCGATGTTATCAAGAACGCCGTCGCCACCCAGCTTTTCTGAAACGCGATAGGTGCCGAATCGATTTGAGCCGCTCTGATCAACCTCGCCCAAACCGAGCGAGCCGACATCAAATCCATCATCCAGACTTCCGGTGTTGCTGAAATCCACGCCATAGGCCTGTTCGAGAGTCGCCTCGTTGTAACGGGTGAAGTCAGGGAACCCGTCGCCGTTGACGTCCGGCGCCTCGAGGAATCCGTCGCCGTCCTGATCGAAATTGAGCAGGCGAGCCTGGAAGATGGCATGGGTCCACGGCGCGTTCGCCGCAAGCTCCCTGGTGCGAATCAGTTGCTGGCGAATTGCTTCGAGATCGTTCAGATCGAAGTCTCCATCGCCATCCTGATCGAATCCGAACCGGGCCGGGTGAATGTTCGGCGCGGGATCTTCGTGATCGAGTAGGCCGTCCCCATCCGTATCAACGCGCGTCGGATCTGTGCGAATGCCGAACGACACCTTTGTCTTCGTGCTGATGCAGCCCACGCCGGTGTCATTTCGGCCACACTCCGTACCCGCGGCGAAGGGTCGTCCGGCGCGGGCGATGAGCGGCTGCAGACCGATCGCGGGCACGCTACCGGCATTCGCCCGCTCCTCTGCGGTGATATTGTTCTCGTCAGCAAAGCCTTCAGCATTGCGGGCCCATGTATTCACTTCATCCCAGTCGCTGATGTCGTCGCCGTCCGTGTCCCAGTTGTTCGGATCGGTAAATACCTTGCAGGTGAACGATTTGTTGAAGCGACCGCTCGTTCCGTTGGCCGGATATCGTGAGATGGTCCAGCCGTTCGGCGCTGATTCCTCCCGGTCACTCAGTCCGTCCCCATCTGAATCCCAGTTGTTCGGATCGGTGAAGGGAATCAGATAAACATCCAGCACACCGTCACAATCCAGATCAATCGCGATCGAGTCTTGCAGCAACTCATCCGGGTCGAGCCGGCCGTTGCCGTTGAGGTCGCGTCGACCGAGGACTTCCTCGCCGTCCAGGAGGCCGTCACCGTCCGTATCAGGATTACGCGGATCGGTGCCAAGTGCCCGCTCTTCGGCGTCGGTCAATCCATCGCCGTCGGAATCGGGTGTCGTGTCGAGCGTCTCGGTCCGTTCGCGACCGATCGGGGCGCCGGCCTGCGCGGGCAGCGACTGAGCGTTAAACACCTGATTCGCCGGGATGTCGAAACCATCACGCTCTTGTTTCTCGGTGAGCCCGTCATTGTCGACGTCCGCGTTGTCTCCTCGATTTCGCAGCGACACGACGTTGTTCGAATTCGCTTCAACGCCGGCGATGTTCCCTTCGAGGATGTCGCCGTTGGGCTTCGCGCCCGTGATGTCATCGTCTATACGAATCTTGATGAAGATGTCGCCCGGCAGCGCCGGCGGCGTGGCAAGGGCGTTGACATCAGCAAGAGTAATCGTCAATGCCGACAGGTTCAACTCGTGCCCCAATCCCGTCACCTGAGAACCAATCGCCGGCAAAATGAAATCGGTACCGGAAATCAATTGTCGAACCCGGCGATCTTCCACCGGGTCGATGTCCCCGGCCTTCGCGGAAATCCATACGCCGATACGGAAGTTCGTGCCAGGAGGAACCGGGTTATTCGCAATGAAGTAACGCACACCGATATTGTCGATCGGCTTGCCCAGCGCGAAGCCCTTGAAAGCTGTCAGATCGGGCACCGTGATGCCGAGATCGACGATGTAACGAGCCGCATCGGCCGCCGTATTGCTGACTCGATTGGATGACGCCGGCGCTTCAATGACCGTGTCATCGGGGTCGATTTCAACCAGCAGTTGGAGCAGCCGTTTGGGTTGAACAATCTTACCGGTGTTCAGGACCAGTTCAGCAAGATCGCCGGACTCCAGCGTCACATGATTACCCGGCGCAAATGGGTCGAGGTTGGCCGGATCCGGCTGCAACTCGACTCGGTTGATGCCCACAAGCAACAGGTGATCGATGATTCCGTCTCCACCCGGATCAATAAGTCCGTCGCCGTTGGCATCGTCGTTCGCGAGACGGTCCAAACCGACCTGAAGCGCGAAATCCGCGACTTTGCCCGGTGCGTCGATTCGATAAGAGGCTTTGACGCGCACGCCGTCAGATGCCGTGACAATTACCCCGGTCACAGACAGGTCAACCCGTACGCCGGCCGACAACCGCTGGTTATTCAATCCGTTCAGATCGGGCTGGGCCGGCGGCAGGACGAGCACTGCGAAAAGTTGATCGCCGTCATCGACCCGCTGATTATTCGGAAGTGCATCCAGAAGCGGGCGAATATTTCGCACGACTTCGTGCGTCGGCGGTAGATTCGAGAGGCTGAAATCAAGGTCAGCGCTGGTGATTGTCAAGAGATTGACATCCGGCGAGCCGTCAAACTTGCGCAGCCGCAGTTCGATTCGGGTGTCCACATGCGCGGAGACCGGGCTGTTGATCGAATAGGCAATGCGAGCGTTCGTCACATCGCCAATCAATTCAACGGAGACCGCGTCGATCGACAGATCGGTCGTTTGCGAGTTGGTTGCAGTGCCCTCATTGTTGCCTTCGTCGTCTTCAGTGATCGTGCCGCCCGCATCGATCCGGGCGAAAATGCGTTGATCCGAGGCAGGAACGGCGCCGCCGTAGTTGCGAGTCACCTGATGAGGCCCCGGCGTCACCAATCCAGGAACATTACCCATGTCGCCCAGGATTTCGATGAGCGTATCACCGGGGATATCGAGCACGTTATTCTGCGGGCCATCGTCCAGATAGAACCGAATCAGATACGGAGCGACGTTCGCCGGAGCCAGAACATTGTAACTGAGCGTCGCATCCTGCGTGGGTGGATCATACGCCAGACCGACGACCTGCAAATCAACCGTGATCCCCGCCGAGGCGGCCGTGTCATCGAGGGGATTGGAATTCTCCTGCCCCGGAGGAATGATCATGACTGCCACGACCGTGTCGCCATTGGCGATGCCCAATCCGTTGAGGCCGACGACCGCCGGAGCGATACCATCCACACGAATATCTCGAACCACAAGGCGGTTGATGCCGTTTCCTGCGTTATTGAAGGACAAATCCAGGTCGGCATTGGTAAACGTCGTCAGCAGCACGTCGTTGCCGACGCCGTTACTGGCACGGTCCAGCCACAGTTCAATCGTCGTGGCAGGATTGGCCGCCACCGGGCTGTCGATCGAATATCGAACCTGCGCAAAAGTCTGGACGCCGGCGACCTGAAGAAACACGGAATTCACCGCCAGATTGGTTCCGGCGTTGTTGGTTGCCGTCGCGATGTTATCCGTCACGGTGCCGATGTCGGCAGGCGAGCTGATATCGGCGAATTCCCGGCTTTCCGGAACTGTATTGGCCTGATCGATGACGGCCCAGATGCGCTGACCCGACGCCAGCGGCGCGCCCGAAAAGTCCACGGTCATGAAATAAGGCCCGCCCTGCGCGGTAACAGGCGCAGGCGGCGCTGTCGGCAGCGCGAGGAGCGTGTCCGAACCCGCTTCAAAGTCGTCATCGCCATCGTCAAGGTAGAACTGAATCGCGTACGCGGGAACAGGCGTCGGCGCGATGACCGTGTACGAGAGTGTGGCCGCCTGCAAGGTGGCATCATAGGCCAGTGCGTTGGCGATCAGGTTCGTCGGATCGCCGTTGACACCCGTCGCGATGTTATTCGTCTCATTCGACTCATTCACGGCCAAGCCCACATCCACCTGCGCGAAAATCGATTGATCCGAGGCCGGGATATTGGGACCCGAATAGACCTGTGTGGCCGTATAGATGCCGGGAACGGTATTACCCGGCTGCGCCGGGCCGACTGTCGAGTCCGCACCCGCATCGAATGTGCCGTTCTGCGGCGAGTCATCAAGGAAGAAACGGATGTTGTATGCCGGAACATTGGCGGGCGCGCTCAAGACGTACGATAGCGTCGCCACATTCAGGTTGGAATTGTAGTTCAGGCTCACCACGGAGATGTCGACGTTCAAATCGGCGCTGCTCGCGGCATTATCTCCCGCCGGCTCAGCCACGGTGTCTGTCGTGTCCAGTCGAACAATCACGCGATCGCCGTTGCCGACCGTCGCGGCATTAAGAGCGGCTCGGATATTCCGCGTGATCTGGTAGGTCCCCGGAGACAGGCCGATGTCCGGATTGCCCGCGGGAATCGTCGCAAGCACCACATCCGGCACGCCATCTGGAACAGGCCCGCGGTCCAGTCCGATCTCGATCGCAAACGCATTCACCGTGGCCGATCCCTGAACGGAATAGTTGAACGTCGCGTTCGTCGCCGAGCCGGCCACGTCCACGCTCACCGTTCCCATGGCGAGGTTGGTCGCCTGGGAGATGTCGAAGAAAGCTGAATTTGCATTGGGCAGTCCGCCGCTGCTGGCGACCAGGCGATAGCCCGTGCACACGGTATTGATCGACAGCGCGTTGAAGGTCGCGAGACCCAAAACGGCGTTCGTCGCGCCGCCGCCGCTGAGGCTGCCGCTGCATGGATTCGGATTCAGGGCAAGTGCCACGGCAACGGCAGCATTCGTGCGATTGCCGAATGCGTCAATGACCTCAACCGAAACAGGCGGCGCGATTGTCGCGTTCACTTCCGTGTTGCTCGGCTGCTGCACGAACTGAAGATTCGCGTTGGCGCCGGGATCGATCGTAAACGAACTACTCAAGATAGGCGCGCCCGCACCCGCTGCCTGCAGACGGTACCCGGAAGAAGCGACGGTAATTCGCAGATCATCCGCGGCCGCCCAGGATGCCACGCCCGAGGCGTTGGTATTCTTCACCAGCGTGCTGCCGACTTGCAGCAGCGCGCCCGTCGGATTGCTTCCGAGGCTCAAAGTGACCGGAACGCCGGCAACCGTGTTGTTGAACTGGTCGCGCACGGTCACCGAGGCGAGGATGTCCGCGCCCGCGCCAATATTGGCGGCCGGCTGCACTGAAAACTCGAGACTCGTCGGTACGGCCGCGATGATATTGAACGGCACGCTGTCCACTTGATTGCTGCTCAGGAACGCCGGGCCGGTTTGCCGCGTCGCGCGCAGGGTATACCCATTGCCGACTGCGTTGATCCGTATGTTCTCCGTTATGGTCCAACTTGCCACGCCGTTGAACGAAACGACGTTGCGATCGCCATCGAGTGTCCCGCCGCCCGGGTTGTTCTGAATGGACATTCGGATCGTGCGGTCGCTGGTTGTCACCGTATTTTCGCCAAAGTCGACGATGGCCACCTGTGGAAAAAGCGAAGAACCTGCCGCCGTATCCACGGGCTGCGTCAAAAAATTAAGATGGTGCGCGGCGCCGACAGACACGTTTGCCGCGGCAAACGCGCCGTTGTTGATCGTTCCACCCACCGCGAGCGTATTGATCCGAAGCAGCGTGGTCGCGCCTGCCACGGCCCCGGTCTGACTGATGATTCGAACGCGAATGCCGGTCACCGTGAATGTGTCAACGCCGGCCGTGCCGCCGGAGCTCAGATTAAACGTGAGTGTCTCATTCGCGGCCCCTGTCGGATTCACCGACGCGGCAACGCCGGCCGCGAGACCGTTGATTCCATAAGCGGGGCAGGACATCTGAACGGCCGAAGTCGAGTCAAACTGAAATCCCGGCGCGATGGTGATGGTGATGTCACTGCCTGCGCCGACCGTGTATTGTTCCGGACCGTCCTGGATCTGAAGATTGCCGACAACCGCGCTGACGCCGCCGGCGCCGGCGCCGGTCGCCAGGGCTCGATTGGTATCGACATTTAGATTGGTCACCGCGGGAGGTGTCACCGAGTCGGCTCGACCAACAACCGGAAACAACAGGGCGGCCAATGCAATGATCAAAATCGCCACATGGAGTCGGCATCGCAAATCGGATTGAGATGAAAGTTCCGCCGTTTTCGTAAACGGTGTACTGCGATCGCTCGTCGTCAACTTCGTCATTTGAGATACCCTCTTAAGCCAATGCCGCTCATGTTGCGCCGAATTCTGAATTAGCCATCGTTGGAATGAGTCGCACGCTCGGAAAACCATGTTCAGCAGGCGCCGAGCGCGAACACCCAATGCTCAGAGTACTGGCCCTTATGGCATTATACTCCGTACGAGTGCATTACAAGCGATGTGCGGGAACTTAACTCCGCAGAGTTCTCGCCGTACGTCCGGATAAAATCGCGCACTCCAATCGGGTGGTGGAAGTGACCGTCAGAATTGAAACGGACTTATTGATTCTAACGCATGAACATGTCACACCGGCGCGTTGAGAATTCGCAACACGGACGATGTCAGAATGTGAATGGCGCGATGCGAATCATCGCTTGGC contains:
- a CDS encoding thrombospondin type 3 repeat-containing protein, encoding MTKLTTSDRSTPFTKTAELSSQSDLRCRLHVAILIIALAALLFPVVGRADSVTPPAVTNLNVDTNRALATGAGAGGVSAVVGNLQIQDGPEQYTVGAGSDITITIAPGFQFDSTSAVQMSCPAYGINGLAAGVAASVNPTGAANETLTFNLSSGGTAGVDTFTVTGIRVRIISQTGAVAGATTLLRINTLAVGGTINNGAFAAANVSVGAAHHLNFLTQPVDTAAGSSLFPQVAIVDFGENTVTTSDRTIRMSIQNNPGGGTLDGDRNVVSFNGVASWTITENIRINAVGNGYTLRATRQTGPAFLSSNQVDSVPFNIIAAVPTSLEFSVQPAANIGAGADILASVTVRDQFNNTVAGVPVTLSLGSNPTGALLQVGSTLVKNTNASGVASWAAADDLRITVASSGYRLQAAGAGAPILSSSFTIDPGANANLQFVQQPSNTEVNATIAPPVSVEVIDAFGNRTNAAVAVALALNPNPCSGSLSGGGATNAVLGLATFNALSINTVCTGYRLVASSGGLPNANSAFFDISQATNLAMGTVSVDVAGSATNATFNYSVQGSATVNAFAIEIGLDRGPVPDGVPDVVLATIPAGNPDIGLSPGTYQITRNIRAALNAATVGNGDRVIVRLDTTDTVAEPAGDNAASSADLNVDISVVSLNYNSNLNVATLSYVLSAPANVPAYNIRFFLDDSPQNGTFDAGADSTVGPAQPGNTVPGIYTATQVYSGPNIPASDQSIFAQVDVGLAVNESNETNNIATGVNGDPTNLIANALAYDATLQAATLSYTVIAPTPVPAYAIQFYLDDGDDDFEAGSDTLLALPTAPPAPVTAQGGPYFMTVDFSGAPLASGQRIWAVIDQANTVPESREFADISSPADIGTVTDNIATATNNAGTNLAVNSVFLQVAGVQTFAQVRYSIDSPVAANPATTIELWLDRASNGVGNDVLLTTFTNADLDLSFNNAGNGINRLVVRDIRVDGIAPAVVGLNGLGIANGDTVVAVMIIPPGQENSNPLDDTAASAGITVDLQVVGLAYDPPTQDATLSYNVLAPANVAPYLIRFYLDDGPQNNVLDIPGDTLIEILGDMGNVPGLVTPGPHQVTRNYGGAVPASDQRIFARIDAGGTITEDDEGNNEGTATNSQTTDLSIDAVSVELIGDVTNARIAYSINSPVSAHVDTRIELRLRKFDGSPDVNLLTITSADLDFSLSNLPPTHEVVRNIRPLLDALPNNQRVDDGDQLFAVLVLPPAQPDLNGLNNQRLSAGVRVDLSVTGVIVTASDGVRVKASYRIDAPGKVADFALQVGLDRLANDDANGDGLIDPGGDGIIDHLLLVGINRVELQPDPANLDPFAPGNHVTLESGDLAELVLNTGKIVQPKRLLQLLVEIDPDDTVIEAPASSNRVSNTAADAARYIVDLGITVPDLTAFKGFALGKPIDNIGVRYFIANNPVPPGTNFRIGVWISAKAGDIDPVEDRRVRQLISGTDFILPAIGSQVTGLGHELNLSALTITLADVNALATPPALPGDIFIKIRIDDDITGAKPNGDILEGNIAGVEANSNNVVSLRNRGDNADVDNDGLTEKQERDGFDIPANQVFNAQSLPAQAGAPIGRERTETLDTTPDSDGDGLTDAEERALGTDPRNPDTDGDGLLDGEEVLGRRDLNGNGRLDPDELLQDSIAIDLDCDGVLDVYLIPFTDPNNWDSDGDGLSDREESAPNGWTISRYPANGTSGRFNKSFTCKVFTDPNNWDTDGDDISDWDEVNTWARNAEGFADENNITAEERANAGSVPAIGLQPLIARAGRPFAAGTECGRNDTGVGCISTKTKVSFGIRTDPTRVDTDGDGLLDHEDPAPNIHPARFGFDQDGDGDFDLNDLEAIRQQLIRTRELAANAPWTHAIFQARLLNFDQDGDGFLEAPDVNGDGFPDFTRYNEATLEQAYGVDFSNTGSLDDGFDVGSLGLGEVDQSGSNRFGTYRVSEKLGGDGVLDNIDSNGQLIPSDNCPRQSNATQEDFDGDGLGDACDADLDNDGIPNFLDPVRQLPVTALQFPNICGFGMAQATAGALLGLFGMARISRRNREKRRLRKP